Proteins encoded in a region of the Anoxybacillus amylolyticus genome:
- the rsmH gene encoding 16S rRNA (cytosine(1402)-N(4))-methyltransferase RsmH, with product MFQHTTVLLKETVDGLQIKPDGVYVDCTLGGGGHSEYLLSKLSKGRLFAFDQDEVAIEHAKQKLARYEQQVTFIKSNFRFLAAKLAEYGVHEVDGILFDLGVSSPQLDTPERGFSYHHNAPLDMRMNRDEPLTAYDIVNTWSYEKLVHIFFHYGEEKFSKQVARKIEAARKQQPIETTGELVELIKEAIPAPARRSGGHPAKRIFQAIRIAVNDELQAFQEAIEQAIDLLAPGGRISVITFHSLEDRICKVTFKEASEGPKLPPGLPMIPEQYKPKLKLITKKPIVPSEEELATNNRARSAKLRIAEKL from the coding sequence AGCCTGACGGCGTTTACGTCGATTGTACACTTGGCGGCGGAGGGCATAGCGAATATTTGCTTTCAAAGCTTTCTAAAGGGCGATTATTTGCCTTTGACCAAGATGAGGTAGCGATTGAGCATGCGAAACAAAAACTAGCACGCTACGAGCAGCAAGTGACGTTCATTAAAAGCAATTTTCGTTTTTTAGCTGCAAAACTAGCGGAATATGGCGTTCATGAAGTGGACGGCATTTTGTTTGACCTCGGTGTTTCTTCGCCGCAATTAGATACGCCAGAACGAGGCTTCAGCTATCATCACAATGCGCCGCTCGATATGCGGATGAATCGCGACGAGCCGTTAACGGCATACGATATTGTCAATACGTGGTCATATGAGAAGCTCGTACATATTTTCTTTCATTATGGGGAAGAAAAGTTTTCAAAACAAGTAGCTCGAAAAATTGAAGCGGCACGAAAACAACAACCGATTGAAACAACGGGAGAACTTGTTGAATTGATTAAAGAAGCGATTCCAGCACCAGCTCGAAGAAGCGGTGGACATCCAGCAAAACGGATTTTTCAGGCGATTCGAATTGCGGTGAACGATGAACTACAGGCGTTTCAAGAGGCGATTGAGCAAGCCATTGATTTATTAGCACCGGGAGGAAGAATTAGCGTTATTACATTCCATTCTTTAGAAGACCGCATTTGCAAAGTGACTTTTAAAGAAGCAAGTGAAGGACCAAAACTACCTCCGGGGTTGCCAATGATTCCTGAGCAGTACAAGCCAAAGTTAAAACTTATTACGAAAAAGCCAATCGTTCCATCGGAAGAGGAACTCGCGACAAACAATCGCGCTCGCTCTGCGAAATTGCGCATCGCGGAAAAATTGTAG
- the ftsL gene encoding cell division protein FtsL, translated as MSNTAVKIQEKQRQQPSVRPKIKRKRKFRLTLAEKLLFVSFFLFAVYASVQIVSNQVSIYQVNKHIQQLEGAIDGQKKHNNELYVEVQQLSTYERILEKAKELGLSLNENNVKVVQE; from the coding sequence GTGAGCAATACAGCAGTTAAAATTCAAGAGAAACAGCGCCAGCAGCCGTCTGTTCGTCCGAAAATCAAACGAAAACGGAAATTTCGTTTGACGTTAGCAGAGAAGCTTCTTTTCGTTTCATTCTTTTTATTCGCTGTGTACGCATCTGTTCAAATCGTTTCCAACCAAGTTTCCATTTATCAAGTAAATAAACATATTCAACAACTAGAAGGGGCGATTGACGGACAAAAAAAACATAACAACGAGTTATACGTCGAAGTTCAGCAATTAAGCACGTATGAGCGCATTTTAGAAAAGGCGAAGGAACTAGGACTATCGTTAAACGAAAATAACGTAAAAGTTGTACAGGAATGA
- a CDS encoding penicillin-binding protein: MNEKKHKNTHKGAVILFWIFGLLFFVLMFRFAQIQATGKADGKVLAIEAERQYEKKQTLAAKRGAIFDRSGEVLAEDTPSYTLMAVLDPKMTIDPNDPKHVVDPEKTAEKLAPLLHMDVHEVERILTKKAKQVEFGLNGRGISYELKQKIEALKLPGIGFIRDTKRFYPNGTFASYVIGYAQKQEVSSDKAKTIGMMGIEKSLDRYLQEKNGYVVFERDKDGFRLPDTKEKIVPPDNGDEVYLTIDQKIQTFLEDAMNQVEKQYKPKKIIAIVTNPKTGEILAMGTRPSFDPNKRNITNYLNDAISYPYEPGSTMKMFTLAAAINEGVYNGNELYRSGSYRVGANVIRDHNKVGWGTITFNEGVQRSSNVAFAKLVKEKLGEDRFLQYLYRFHFNVKTGIDLPGEALGNILYRYPIEKLTTAFGQGTSVTPIQQIQAATAIANGGKMMKPYVVDRIVDPDTNKVIVQHHPEVVGEPITKETAQKVLDILETVVTSEKGTGRPYQIEGYRVAGKTGTAQIPSPKGGYLTGYENYIFSFLGMAPKENPQLLMYVAVQQPKLSPTETGSAPVSLIFNTVMKNSLQYLNIRPSVEKQEKSLDNKGIELPTYVGQTVDAAGKDAKARGLLPVVIGNGTKVEAQLPVAGEKVIGGERILLQTNGTVGMPDLRGWSLRDALKACELLGLKPSIKGSGYVVAQSIRPRSSVREGDYVILELAEPSKWQEEITQEQTSQTNKEEKSPVD; encoded by the coding sequence ATGAATGAGAAAAAGCATAAAAATACGCATAAAGGAGCAGTCATTCTGTTTTGGATATTTGGTCTGCTCTTTTTTGTGTTAATGTTTCGGTTTGCGCAAATTCAAGCAACTGGCAAGGCGGACGGAAAAGTGTTGGCGATTGAAGCCGAAAGACAATATGAAAAAAAACAAACGCTTGCCGCGAAGCGAGGAGCGATTTTCGACCGCAGTGGAGAAGTGTTAGCGGAAGACACCCCGTCTTATACGTTAATGGCTGTGCTTGACCCAAAAATGACGATCGATCCAAATGATCCGAAACACGTCGTCGATCCAGAGAAAACAGCAGAAAAGCTTGCTCCACTTTTACATATGGATGTTCACGAAGTGGAACGAATTTTAACAAAAAAAGCAAAGCAAGTAGAATTTGGATTGAATGGACGTGGTATTAGCTATGAATTGAAACAAAAAATTGAAGCATTGAAACTCCCAGGCATTGGATTTATTCGGGATACGAAGCGATTTTATCCGAACGGTACGTTTGCTTCATATGTCATTGGGTATGCACAAAAACAAGAAGTAAGTAGCGACAAAGCGAAGACCATTGGCATGATGGGGATTGAGAAAAGTTTGGATCGTTATTTACAAGAAAAGAATGGATACGTGGTGTTTGAACGCGATAAAGATGGTTTTCGGCTACCAGATACGAAAGAAAAAATCGTTCCACCAGATAATGGAGATGAAGTGTATTTAACAATCGACCAAAAAATTCAAACGTTTTTAGAAGATGCGATGAATCAAGTGGAAAAACAGTACAAGCCGAAAAAAATTATTGCCATTGTTACGAACCCAAAAACGGGCGAAATTTTAGCGATGGGGACAAGGCCAAGCTTCGACCCAAATAAGCGCAACATTACGAACTATTTAAATGACGCTATTTCATACCCTTACGAACCAGGCTCGACGATGAAAATGTTTACGCTCGCAGCAGCCATTAACGAAGGAGTTTATAATGGCAATGAACTGTATCGTTCCGGTTCCTATCGAGTAGGGGCAAATGTCATTCGCGACCATAACAAAGTAGGGTGGGGAACGATTACGTTTAACGAAGGGGTGCAGCGTTCCTCCAACGTAGCTTTTGCGAAGTTAGTGAAAGAAAAATTGGGCGAAGACCGCTTTTTGCAATATTTATACCGGTTTCACTTTAATGTAAAAACAGGAATTGATTTGCCTGGAGAAGCGCTTGGTAATATTTTATATCGCTATCCGATTGAAAAATTAACGACGGCATTTGGACAAGGAACGTCCGTAACGCCAATTCAGCAAATTCAAGCGGCAACCGCGATAGCGAATGGTGGGAAAATGATGAAGCCGTATGTTGTCGACCGCATTGTCGACCCCGATACGAATAAAGTAATTGTGCAACATCACCCAGAAGTCGTAGGTGAACCGATTACAAAAGAAACAGCGCAAAAAGTATTAGATATACTAGAAACGGTTGTAACGTCGGAGAAAGGGACAGGGCGTCCGTACCAAATTGAAGGATACCGAGTGGCCGGAAAGACAGGGACCGCGCAAATTCCTTCCCCGAAAGGCGGTTATTTAACTGGTTATGAAAACTACATTTTTTCGTTTTTAGGAATGGCGCCAAAAGAAAATCCGCAACTATTAATGTACGTTGCTGTTCAGCAACCGAAATTGTCCCCGACGGAAACGGGGTCAGCACCTGTTTCACTCATTTTTAATACGGTGATGAAAAATAGTTTACAATATTTAAACATTCGTCCTTCCGTTGAAAAACAAGAGAAATCGCTTGATAACAAAGGAATTGAATTGCCAACCTATGTTGGACAAACGGTCGATGCGGCGGGGAAAGATGCGAAAGCAAGAGGGCTATTGCCTGTTGTCATTGGTAATGGTACAAAGGTAGAAGCGCAGCTCCCTGTTGCAGGAGAGAAAGTAATTGGTGGCGAACGAATTCTTTTACAAACAAATGGAACAGTGGGCATGCCAGATTTGCGAGGCTGGTCGCTGCGTGATGCGTTAAAAGCATGTGAATTGCTTGGTCTGAAGCCTAGCATTAAAGGAAGCGGGTACGTCGTAGCACAAAGCATTCGACCGCGAAGCAGTGTGAGGGAAGGGGATTATGTCATTCTAGAGCTAGCGGAACCATCGAAATGGCAAGAGGAGATTACTCAAGAACAAACATCGCAAACGAACAAAGAAGAGAAAAGCCCTGTCGATTGA
- a CDS encoding stage V sporulation protein D produces the protein MRVSNVTVRKRLAIVLFIGVLIFAIIDIRLGYVQLILGDVLAQKAKDSWSRNIPFEPKRGEILDRNGVPLATNMSAPTVYVMPRQVENPADTAKKLAKALNMSVEEVYKYITKQTLIVRIPQGRKISNEKAKEIRSLDLKGVYIAEDTKRYYPFGSYLSHVLGFTGIDNQGLTGLELYYDKELKGQKGSVEFYSDAKGKRMPNLADHYTPPTDGLNLKLTIDSRIQTIVERELDIAEATYHPDGMIAIAMDPNTGEILAMSSRPTFDPANYRNVPSEIYNRNLPVWSTYEPGSTFKIITLAAALEEKKVNLLKDHFYDPGYVKVAGVTLRCWKKGGHGSETFLEVVQNSCNPGFVELGERLGKEKLFHYIKSFGFGAKTGIDLQGEGTGILFDTKRVGPVELATTAFGQGVSVTPIQQVSAVAAAINGGVLYTPYIAKEWVDPETGEVISRNTPKAKRRVISEETSKQVRFALESVVAQGTGKGAFVEGYRVGGKTGTAQKAQGGRYLKDNYIVSFIGFAPADDPKLVVYVAVDHPKGTVQFGGVVAAPIVGKIMEDSLRTLGIKPRKGQLEKERAWNDPKMVEVPNLEGLTKKDLQEQLFNLKLDVSGDGEVVIDQAPKAGVKVKEGSTIRILLGPKASGETSRNQ, from the coding sequence ATGCGCGTGTCTAACGTAACGGTGCGCAAACGTCTTGCCATCGTATTGTTTATTGGGGTGCTTATTTTTGCGATTATCGATATCCGGTTAGGATATGTGCAACTAATTCTTGGGGATGTGCTTGCTCAAAAGGCGAAAGACTCGTGGAGTCGGAACATTCCGTTTGAGCCGAAACGGGGAGAAATTTTAGATAGGAATGGTGTGCCGCTGGCGACGAATATGAGCGCTCCGACCGTGTACGTTATGCCTAGACAAGTTGAAAATCCGGCCGATACAGCAAAAAAGTTAGCAAAGGCACTCAACATGTCGGTGGAAGAAGTATATAAATACATTACGAAGCAAACGCTCATCGTACGTATTCCACAAGGACGGAAAATCTCGAATGAGAAAGCAAAAGAAATTCGTTCTCTTGATTTAAAAGGAGTATATATTGCAGAAGATACGAAACGATATTACCCATTCGGAAGCTACTTATCGCATGTACTTGGATTTACAGGGATTGATAATCAAGGATTAACAGGGTTAGAGTTATATTATGATAAAGAGTTGAAGGGACAAAAAGGGTCGGTTGAGTTTTATTCGGATGCAAAAGGAAAGCGAATGCCAAATCTTGCCGATCATTACACCCCACCAACAGATGGATTGAATTTAAAACTAACGATTGATTCACGTATTCAAACGATTGTCGAGCGGGAATTAGATATTGCCGAAGCAACATATCATCCGGATGGAATGATTGCCATTGCTATGGATCCAAATACAGGGGAAATATTAGCGATGTCGAGTCGTCCAACGTTTGACCCAGCAAATTATCGCAACGTCCCATCAGAAATTTACAATCGTAATTTGCCAGTATGGAGCACATATGAGCCAGGGTCAACGTTTAAAATTATTACGTTAGCAGCAGCGCTCGAAGAGAAAAAAGTCAATTTACTAAAAGATCATTTTTACGATCCAGGATATGTGAAAGTAGCAGGAGTAACGTTACGTTGCTGGAAAAAAGGTGGACACGGAAGCGAAACATTTTTAGAAGTCGTCCAAAACTCGTGCAACCCTGGGTTTGTTGAGTTAGGAGAGCGGTTAGGGAAAGAAAAGCTGTTTCATTATATTAAATCGTTCGGATTCGGTGCGAAAACGGGCATTGATTTGCAAGGGGAAGGAACAGGGATTTTATTCGATACAAAACGGGTTGGACCTGTGGAATTAGCAACGACTGCGTTCGGCCAAGGAGTTTCCGTGACACCGATTCAGCAAGTGTCAGCCGTAGCAGCAGCGATTAACGGTGGGGTATTGTACACCCCATATATTGCGAAAGAATGGGTCGACCCAGAAACGGGGGAAGTCATTAGCCGTAATACACCGAAAGCGAAGCGACGTGTTATTTCCGAGGAAACGTCCAAGCAAGTTCGGTTTGCATTAGAAAGCGTTGTGGCACAAGGAACAGGGAAAGGGGCATTTGTGGAAGGGTACCGTGTCGGCGGAAAAACTGGAACGGCACAAAAAGCACAAGGGGGTCGCTATTTAAAAGATAACTATATTGTGTCATTTATTGGTTTTGCCCCAGCCGATGATCCGAAATTAGTGGTTTATGTAGCAGTCGACCATCCGAAAGGAACGGTGCAATTTGGCGGGGTGGTAGCTGCACCAATTGTCGGGAAAATTATGGAAGACAGCTTGCGTACGCTCGGGATCAAACCGCGCAAAGGACAATTGGAGAAAGAGCGGGCATGGAATGATCCGAAAATGGTCGAAGTTCCGAATTTAGAAGGTTTAACAAAAAAAGACTTGCAAGAGCAACTTTTTAACTTAAAATTAGATGTTAGTGGCGATGGCGAAGTCGTCATTGACCAAGCACCGAAAGCAGGCGTCAAAGTGAAGGAAGGGTCAACGATTCGCATTTTGTTAGGACCGAAAGCGAGTGGCGAAACTAGTCGCAATCAATAA
- a CDS encoding UDP-N-acetylmuramoyl-L-alanyl-D-glutamate--2,6-diaminopimelate ligase, translated as MKLQTLLSYLHDFTIYSGENPTITSIEMDSRKVTKGALFICIKGFTVDGHAFASQAVANGAVAVIAERYVNVPVPVILVRDSKRAMAVLADAFYGQPTHKLHLIGVTGTNGKTTTTHLIEQIFRKAKKKTGLIGTLYTKIGDETYEVQNTTPESLVLQKTFKQMVDAGVDVAMMEVSSHALHMGRVHGCDYDVAVFTNLTQDHLDYHQTMEEYRLAKGLLFAQLGNRFDHTRPKFAVLNNDDSSSEQYKRMTAATIITYGIETESDIMAKAIDITPSGMVFTIVTPTEEAQMQTKLIGRFNVYNILAATAASLASGVSLSTIVEAIGEIQGVPGRFETVDEGQNFTVIVDYAHTPDSLENVLKTIREFAKRNVYVVVGCGGDRDRTKRPIMAQIAVQYADVAIFTSDNPRSEQPEAILQDMEDGVRGQSYVSIVDRKEAIRYAIHQAQAGDVILIAGKGHETYQIIGEQVLHFDDRLVAREAIKEREVSC; from the coding sequence ATGAAGTTACAAACGTTGCTTTCTTATTTGCATGATTTTACGATATATAGCGGAGAAAATCCGACAATTACATCCATTGAAATGGATTCACGAAAAGTAACGAAAGGTGCGTTATTTATTTGTATCAAAGGATTTACAGTGGACGGGCATGCATTTGCTTCACAAGCAGTTGCAAACGGAGCAGTAGCGGTGATTGCTGAACGCTATGTCAATGTTCCCGTTCCTGTCATTCTCGTTCGCGACAGCAAACGGGCAATGGCGGTATTAGCAGATGCGTTTTACGGACAACCAACGCATAAGCTGCACTTGATCGGGGTTACAGGAACAAATGGAAAAACGACGACAACGCATCTTATTGAACAAATCTTTCGTAAAGCCAAGAAGAAAACAGGGTTAATTGGTACGCTCTATACAAAAATTGGCGATGAAACGTACGAAGTGCAAAATACAACCCCCGAATCGCTCGTGCTACAAAAAACGTTTAAGCAAATGGTTGATGCCGGTGTCGATGTGGCGATGATGGAAGTGTCGTCCCATGCGCTTCATATGGGGCGTGTTCACGGCTGTGATTATGATGTGGCAGTATTTACGAATTTAACGCAAGACCATTTAGACTATCATCAAACGATGGAAGAGTATCGGTTGGCAAAAGGGCTTTTGTTTGCACAGCTTGGTAACCGCTTTGATCATACGCGTCCGAAATTCGCTGTATTGAACAACGACGATTCGTCTTCTGAACAATATAAAAGAATGACTGCCGCTACGATTATTACGTACGGAATAGAAACCGAAAGCGATATTATGGCGAAAGCGATTGATATCACCCCAAGTGGGATGGTGTTTACGATCGTGACACCGACAGAAGAAGCGCAAATGCAAACAAAGCTCATCGGGCGGTTCAACGTGTATAATATATTAGCCGCAACGGCTGCTAGTCTTGCATCAGGCGTTTCACTGTCGACCATTGTTGAAGCGATAGGAGAAATCCAAGGGGTACCAGGGCGGTTTGAAACGGTCGATGAAGGGCAAAACTTTACAGTAATCGTTGATTATGCACATACGCCAGATAGCTTAGAAAATGTATTAAAAACGATTCGCGAATTTGCCAAGCGCAATGTATATGTCGTCGTTGGCTGCGGCGGCGACCGTGATCGCACGAAACGACCGATAATGGCGCAAATTGCGGTTCAATATGCTGATGTGGCAATTTTTACTTCAGATAACCCTCGCTCGGAGCAACCAGAGGCGATTTTGCAAGACATGGAAGACGGCGTAAGAGGGCAATCGTATGTGTCGATTGTCGACCGCAAAGAGGCGATTCGCTATGCGATTCACCAGGCGCAAGCAGGTGACGTTATTTTAATCGCAGGAAAAGGGCATGAAACGTACCAAATTATTGGGGAACAAGTGTTGCACTTTGATGACAGACTTGTTGCCCGCGAAGCGATAAAGGAGCGAGAGGTATCATGTTAG
- the mraY gene encoding phospho-N-acetylmuramoyl-pentapeptide-transferase, with the protein MTEQVILVSIATAFFITVVLSPLFIPFLRRLKFGQSIREEGPKSHQKKSGTPTMGGIMILLSIVVTTWLMTKKYSHITVETYLLLFVTIGYGLLGFLDDFIKVVMKRNLGLTSKQKLVGQLIIAVIFYFVYRQEHFSTVLHIPGTNVSFDLGIGYLLLMLVMLVGGSNAVNLTDGLDGLLSGTAAIAFGAYAVLAWNQQQYDVAIFSVAVVGAVLGFLVFNAHPAKVFMGDTGSLALGGAIATVAMLTKLELLLVIIGGVFVIETLSVIIQVISFKTTGKRVFRMSPLHHHYELIGWSEWRVVVTFWAVGLLFAILGIYIEVWM; encoded by the coding sequence ATGACAGAGCAAGTAATACTCGTTTCCATTGCAACAGCGTTTTTTATTACGGTCGTATTATCTCCACTTTTCATTCCGTTTCTGCGGAGGTTAAAATTCGGTCAAAGCATCCGAGAAGAAGGACCGAAATCACATCAAAAAAAATCTGGCACGCCAACGATGGGCGGAATCATGATTTTATTGTCGATTGTCGTGACGACATGGTTAATGACGAAAAAGTATTCGCATATAACAGTAGAAACGTATTTACTTTTATTCGTGACAATTGGATACGGACTGCTCGGTTTTCTTGACGATTTTATTAAAGTAGTGATGAAGCGGAACCTTGGATTAACGAGCAAACAAAAACTAGTAGGACAATTAATCATCGCTGTTATTTTTTATTTTGTGTATCGTCAAGAGCATTTTTCAACGGTACTACATATTCCAGGGACGAACGTGTCGTTCGATTTAGGCATTGGCTATCTTCTGTTAATGCTTGTGATGCTTGTCGGCGGCTCTAATGCGGTCAATTTAACCGACGGGCTTGACGGTTTGTTATCAGGAACAGCAGCAATTGCGTTTGGAGCTTACGCTGTATTGGCATGGAATCAACAACAGTATGATGTTGCGATTTTCAGCGTTGCCGTTGTTGGAGCAGTGCTTGGCTTCCTCGTTTTTAACGCTCATCCTGCGAAAGTGTTTATGGGGGATACAGGATCGCTAGCGTTAGGGGGAGCGATTGCAACAGTGGCCATGCTGACAAAGTTAGAATTATTGCTCGTCATTATTGGCGGGGTGTTTGTCATCGAAACGTTATCGGTGATTATTCAAGTCATTTCATTTAAAACAACAGGAAAACGAGTGTTTCGCATGAGTCCGCTTCACCATCATTATGAACTAATCGGTTGGTCGGAATGGCGAGTCGTCGTCACTTTTTGGGCGGTTGGCTTGCTGTTTGCGATACTCGGAATCTATATCGAGGTGTGGATGTAA
- the murD gene encoding UDP-N-acetylmuramoyl-L-alanine--D-glutamate ligase, whose protein sequence is MKHVATYQGKRVLVVGLAKSGLAAAQLLHQLGAIVTVNDQKPKEENEAAQMLEQKGICVVCGGHPLELLDEPFDLIVKNPGIPYKNPLIAKAMEKGLPIMTEVELAYEISEAPFIGITGSNGKTTTTTLIYEMLKEGNKKPLIAGNIGTVACEVAQTAAEDNWIVAELSSFQLMGIQTFRPHIAVLLNIFDAHLDYHGTKEAYAQAKGNLFKNQTESDYAVVNADDEWVRKLADLSKAKKIWFSTTTPLSSGAYVRENALYWNDEKIINLSDIALPGKHNVENILAALSAAKLVGVDNDAIVRVLTSFTGVKHRLQYVGTVNGRKFFNDSKATNILATQKALAAFTDQPVILLAGGLDRGNEFDALIPYLRHVKAIVLFGQTAPKLERVAKEAGIEMVCHVDNVEKAVPAAYELSAPGDVILLSPACASWDQYKTFEQRGDIFVQAVHMLK, encoded by the coding sequence TTGAAACATGTAGCAACGTATCAAGGAAAACGTGTACTCGTCGTTGGGCTAGCAAAAAGTGGGTTGGCTGCGGCACAACTGCTTCACCAACTCGGAGCAATTGTGACTGTCAATGACCAAAAGCCGAAAGAAGAAAATGAAGCGGCACAAATGTTGGAGCAAAAAGGAATTTGTGTCGTCTGCGGTGGGCATCCGCTTGAGTTGCTGGATGAACCGTTCGATTTGATTGTCAAAAATCCAGGCATTCCATACAAAAACCCACTCATCGCCAAAGCAATGGAAAAAGGGCTACCGATTATGACCGAAGTAGAACTTGCCTATGAAATTAGCGAAGCGCCATTTATCGGTATTACTGGTTCGAATGGCAAAACGACAACGACGACATTAATTTACGAAATGCTAAAAGAAGGAAATAAGAAGCCGCTCATTGCTGGGAACATCGGGACGGTTGCTTGTGAAGTGGCACAAACGGCTGCCGAAGACAATTGGATCGTCGCAGAGCTTTCTTCGTTCCAACTAATGGGCATTCAAACATTTCGGCCGCACATCGCGGTGTTATTAAACATATTCGATGCACATTTGGATTATCACGGAACGAAAGAAGCGTACGCACAAGCGAAAGGAAATTTGTTTAAAAATCAAACTGAAAGCGATTATGCAGTAGTGAACGCGGACGATGAATGGGTAAGAAAGCTAGCGGATTTATCCAAAGCGAAAAAAATATGGTTTTCCACTACAACGCCATTGTCGTCCGGCGCTTATGTTCGAGAGAACGCCCTTTATTGGAACGATGAAAAAATAATCAATCTATCCGATATTGCTTTGCCTGGAAAGCATAACGTGGAAAATATTTTAGCTGCGTTGTCAGCTGCCAAGCTAGTCGGTGTAGATAACGACGCAATCGTTCGTGTGTTGACGTCGTTTACGGGCGTTAAACATCGTTTGCAGTACGTCGGAACGGTGAATGGAAGAAAGTTTTTTAACGACTCAAAAGCAACGAATATATTAGCAACGCAAAAAGCGCTAGCGGCGTTTACTGACCAGCCAGTCATCCTTTTGGCTGGTGGATTAGATCGCGGCAACGAGTTTGATGCCCTTATTCCGTATTTGCGTCATGTAAAAGCAATCGTTTTATTTGGCCAAACGGCACCAAAATTAGAACGGGTTGCGAAAGAAGCAGGAATAGAAATGGTTTGTCATGTCGATAATGTGGAAAAAGCTGTGCCCGCTGCCTATGAACTATCTGCGCCTGGTGATGTCATTTTGTTATCGCCAGCTTGTGCAAGCTGGGATCAATACAAAACTTTTGAGCAGCGAGGGGACATTTTTGTCCAAGCGGTGCATATGCTGAAATAG
- the spoVE gene encoding stage V sporulation protein E: MPQKKSAPDVLLLFLTFSLLAIGLIMVYSASAVWAEYKFHDPFFFAKRQLLFAGVGVVAMFFIMNVDYWVWRDWAKTFLIICFILLALVLIPGVGMVRNGSRSWIGVGAFSIQPSEFMKLAMIAFLAKYLSEHQKAITSFKQGLLPSLALVFSAFGMIMLQPDLGTGTVMVGTCIAMIFVAGARISHFVGLGMIGVAGFAALVLSAPYRMKRITSFLNPWEDPLGSGFQIIQSLYAIGPGGLLGLGLGQSRQKFFYLPEPQTDFIFAILAEELGFIGGSLVILLFSLLLWRGVRIAFGAPDLYGSFLAVGIIAMVAIQVMINIGVVTGLMPVTGITLPFLSYGGSSLTLMLMAIGVLLNISKHARY, from the coding sequence TTGCCACAAAAAAAATCTGCGCCTGATGTATTGCTCCTTTTTCTTACGTTCTCGTTGCTTGCAATCGGGCTCATTATGGTATATAGCGCCAGTGCGGTGTGGGCGGAATACAAATTTCACGATCCGTTTTTCTTTGCGAAACGACAGCTATTGTTTGCTGGTGTTGGCGTTGTTGCGATGTTTTTCATTATGAATGTCGATTACTGGGTATGGCGGGATTGGGCGAAAACGTTTCTCATCATTTGTTTCATTCTTCTCGCTCTCGTGCTCATTCCAGGCGTCGGAATGGTGCGCAATGGGTCACGAAGCTGGATTGGTGTTGGGGCGTTTTCGATTCAGCCATCGGAATTTATGAAGTTGGCGATGATCGCGTTTTTGGCTAAATATTTATCGGAACATCAAAAAGCGATAACATCGTTTAAACAAGGATTGCTTCCTTCGCTGGCGCTCGTGTTTTCCGCCTTTGGCATGATTATGTTGCAGCCTGATTTAGGAACGGGAACAGTGATGGTCGGTACGTGTATCGCTATGATTTTTGTCGCCGGTGCTCGCATTAGCCATTTTGTTGGGCTTGGCATGATTGGCGTAGCTGGGTTTGCGGCGCTCGTGTTATCTGCTCCGTATCGTATGAAACGAATTACGTCGTTTTTAAATCCATGGGAAGACCCGCTTGGCAGCGGCTTTCAAATTATTCAATCGCTATATGCAATTGGTCCAGGTGGCTTGCTTGGATTAGGATTAGGGCAAAGCAGGCAAAAGTTTTTTTATTTGCCAGAGCCACAAACTGACTTTATTTTTGCCATTTTAGCAGAAGAGCTTGGATTTATTGGTGGTTCACTCGTCATCTTATTGTTCAGTCTACTTCTTTGGCGTGGGGTGCGTATCGCCTTTGGTGCGCCGGATCTATACGGCAGTTTTTTAGCGGTCGGCATTATCGCGATGGTTGCCATTCAAGTAATGATTAATATTGGTGTCGTGACAGGGCTTATGCCAGTCACAGGCATTACGCTGCCGTTTTTAAGCTACGGAGGGTCGTCATTGACGCTCATGTTGATGGCAATCGGTGTGTTGTTAAACATTAGTAAGCATGCGCGTTACTAA